One genomic segment of Oncorhynchus masou masou isolate Uvic2021 chromosome 16, UVic_Omas_1.1, whole genome shotgun sequence includes these proteins:
- the LOC135557850 gene encoding leucine-rich repeat transmembrane protein FLRT2-like: MEFQAGLWNKDWGSFLRFWLTVILSLNVHFSCPATSCPEECRCDKTFVYCNERSLTSVPLGVTEGYKILYLHNNQINNAGFPWELHNVASVETVYLYGNQLDEFPINLPKNIRVLHLQENNIQTISRAALAQLPRLEELHLDDNSISTVGVEEGAFRDAVSLKLLFLTKNHLSSVPIGLPEDLTELRLDENRIAVIAEEAFQNVTRLQRLLLDGNLLTDEGVAPGTFQELSNLRELALARNSLTFPPPLLPTQSLVKLSLQDNQMDQIPVTAFSGLQRLERLDISNNQLQTLTQGVFDGLISLRQLTVRNNPWRCDCTVKWVVVWLKSLPGSINVRGSMCQSPARVRGMAIRELTLDSIQCPAGTDLQPDLWPTLRSTPPHPQLTTTTLITSSMTSSIPTFTTSSYPTSPTPPPALPPHPAGPLPPYEDPLQISFHVVNASCIEVSWASYFTVTAYKVTWVKMGQSLMSDVSRERTVSGERRKLSLTNLEPRSVYRVCVYVLDTLNSYRPGEDTICSDARTKSTSSSSNNNKATGSEEAQQDTNSTLLLAGVIGGAVLVVLVMLLSLFCWHMHKKSRSESSKWKYNRGRRKDDYCEAGTKKDNSILEMTETSFQIVSLNNEQLLKGDYRIQPIYTPNGGIGFRDCHLSNNSLAYCKSSNVPSTEFCHT, translated from the coding sequence ATGGAGTTTCAGGCTGGGCTGTGGAATAAAGATTGGGGTTCATTTCTGCGTTTCTGGTTGACAGTCATCCTGAGCCTCAATGTGCACTTTAGCTGCCCTGCCACCTCGTGCCCAGAAGAGTGCCGCTGCGACAAAACCTTTGTTTACTGCAACGAGCGGAGCCTGACGTCTGTGCCTCTGGGGGTGACAGAGGGCTACAAGATCCTCTACCTCCATAACAACCAGATCAACAATGCAGGGTTCCCATGGGAACTACACAACGTGGCGTCTGTTGAGACAGTGTATCTCTACGGCAACCAGTTGGACGAGTTCCCCATCAACCTGCCTAAGAACATCCGGGTGCTCCACCTGCAAGAGAACAACATCCAGACCATCTCCAGGGCTGCCTTAGCCCAACTGCCCCGCTTAGAGGAGCTCCACCTGGACGATAACTCCATCTCTACGgttggggtggaggagggggcatTCCGGGATGCTGTCAGCCTCAAGCTGCTCTTCCTCACCAAGAACCACCTGAGCAGTGTCCCCATTGGTCTCCCAGAGGACCTCACAGAGCTGCGATTAGACGAGAACCGTATCGCCGTCATTGCTGAGGAGGCGTTCCAGAACGTGACGCGGCTACAGCGCCTCCTGTTGGATGGCAACTTGTTGACAGACGAGGGCGTGGCCCCGGGGACGTTCCAGGAGCTGTCCAACCTCCGGGAGCTGGCGCTGGCCCGTAACTCTCTGACGTTCCCCCCGCCCCTCCTCCCGACGCAGTCCCTGGTCAAGCTCAGCCTGCAGGATAATCAGATGGACCAAATCCCAGTGACAGCCTTCTCCGGCCTCCAGAGGCTCGAGAGACTGGATATCTCCAATAACCAGCTGCAGACGCTGACACAGGGGGTCTTTGACGGCCTCATCAGCCTCAGACAGCTCACTGTTCGGAACAACCCGTGGCGCTGCGATTGCACCGTCAAATGGGTGGTGGTGTGGCTCAAGTCGCTGCCAGGCTCTATCAACGTGCGTGGTTCAATGTGCCAGAGCCCAGCGAGGGTGCGCGGCATGGCAATCAGAGAACTCACCCTGGATTCTATCCAGTGCCCAGCTGGGACGGACCTCCAGCCCGACCTCTGGCCTACCCTGCGCTCCACGCCCCCGCACCCCcaactcaccaccaccaccctcattACCTCCTCCATGACCAGCTCTATTCCCACCTTCACAACCTCCTCCTACCCCACATCACCAACCCCTCCCCCTGCCCTGCCTCCCCACCCCGCTGGCCCACTGCCCCCCTATGAGGACCCCCTACAGATATCCTTCCACGTGGTCAATGCCTCCTGCATCGAGGTAAGCTGGGCTTCCTACTTCACCGTCACAGCCTACAAGGTGACCTGGGTCAAGATGGGCCAGAGCCTGATGAGCGATGTCAGCCGCGAAAGGACGGTGAGTGGGGAAAGGCGGAAGCTTAGCTTGACCAACCTGGAGCCCAGGTCGGTGTACCGGGTCTGTGTTTATGTGCTGGACACCCTCAACTCCTACCGCCCTGGGGAGGATACAATATGCTCAGACGCCAGAACCAAGTCGACCTCATCCAGCTCCAACAACAACAAGGCCACAGGGTCGGAGGAAGCTCAACAGGACACCAACTCCACTCTCCTTTTGGCCGGGGTGATAGGCGGGGCAGTCCTTGTCGTCCTGGTAATGCTGCTGAGCCTGTTTTGTTGGCACATGCACAAGAAGAGCCGCTCTGAATCATCCAAGTGGAAATACAACCGTGGCAGGAGAAAAGACGACTACTGCGAGGCAGGTACCAAAAAGGATAACTCTATACTGGAAATGACTGAGACCAGCTTTCAGATAGTCTCGCTGAACAATGAGCAACTTTTGAAAGGTGATTACAGGATTCAGCCCATCTACACACCCAATGGAGGCATTGGCTTCAGAGACTGCCACCTCAGTAACAATAGCTTAGCCTACTGCAAGAGCAGCAACGTTCCCAGCACCGAGTTCTGCCACACGTGA